The genomic DNA gtttttatttatgaaatatttacctggatttgtttgcagTGATTTACTATTCCAAAGCTGGCCTGGATGATTAAttacctgtatatttttgcagtgactTACTTACCTGTATTTGTTTGCAGTGATTTATTTGCTTAGATGTGAGTGCAGAGATTACTATCTTTATTATTTTGGAGTGATTTTTCAAACCCTGATTTTTTCCTTGGTGATCTGTGGAGCGAACTgatgactgcaggtgtgagcgatagccccgccccctgcagcgcTCAAATAAATCCTCCTCCTACCATGTGCTCCATTTGGGCTCCAGCTAATGAGGGGGCATTATGCTGTTGAGCGAAATGAGGAAGCTTTGCATGCCTGATGAGGCCGGAAaggatttaaaaaatggtttatgTGTCTGACACCACTTTCGACGATGTTCGATCGGGGTTCTTGGCGGGTGTGCGCTTGGTGGAGTGTCACTCTGCCAGACTGTTGATTGGACAGTGCCTATTCCCTTCCCCCtcacccaaccctaaacctacccCCCCaccatctaaccctaaccctaacaataaccctaaccctaaccctcagccctaaccctaaccaactatttttctttatgcctaaccccaactccctaaccccctaaccctgactactcctttcacatttttaaggccatttcaaccattccaccatcacaacactcatattcaggacaaaaaccaagttggttaaggaattggaaaaattcccggttttcccgaaattccaggaatttttcaattaaaaactgcactaattcaacatttcttaaccgatttaaacaattccaacaccaaccaattcagctcattcatgctcataatcattttccaaaaaacccCGCTttctccaaatttccaggaagatcccattgaaatgaacgggaaatttttcaagttgcacaattcccacatttctcaacctgttcaaaccgttccaacatcaacaGACTctgctcatcctggacattcaaactaacactttcccaagttccaaaccaaattccggtttccctggaaattcaaactcttcaacattcaaagcattccaacattcaaactattgttCCATTCATACTAAATTCTCTCAGCATTTCACttgaacttcagcattggagcattcacacgcaattcctccaggaattgcctGGTTTTATTAGGaattaaaatgaaatacaaagcataCTTAGTACCACAAGACGGCGCCCTTTCCTGCCTGGTCTCCTCCCCCTGCGGGCAGCAGGTGGACGTGGAGGATTAATCCTGAGCCCCAGCACTCGTCTTCCTCTTGCCTGCAGCCTGCACTCTGGTGCGATTGCGGACATGGGCCTGCTCACCTTCCTCTCCTCGCTCAAAGAGCGAGCAGAGAACTTCCTCAACGAGAAGAACGTGGTCACAGACTTCCTGGGGAAGTTGGAAGAGAAGACCGGCATCAAGAAGAAGATCCTTGCCGCGGGTACTGCAGTACGTTGTGTTGAGGTCACCAGAGGATTCAGTTAATctgctgaacacacacacacacacacatagtgtgGACATGCTAAGCTAATTCCCATATGCTCATAAAGCGCTGCTACTAATACAGTAAACATGACGTGTGGCCTTCAGGTGCTGTGTCAGCGACGGGACTCTACCTGGTCTACGGCTACGGCGCCTCGCTGGTCTGCAACCTGATTGGTTTTGTGTACCCGGCGTACTTCTCGTGAGTTCTCTCTCGTCCATCCCTCACATTTGAGACAGGAAGTAGcgtcaggtgtgtgtgtgcagagtcAAAGCCATCGAGAGTCCCAGCAAAGAAGACGACACAAAATGGTTGACCTACTGGGTGGTGTACGGCGTCTTCAGCTTGGGAGAGTTCTTCTCCGACATCTTCCTCTACTGGTTCCCTTTCTACTACGCCTTCAAGGTAGCCGCCGTCACGTTGACCTGCTTTCTCTTCCATGCCTTCTCATTTGTGCCCCCCCGTTCTCCGAGCAGTGTCTCTTCCTGTTGTGGTGCATGGCTCCCATGTCCTGGAACGGATCGCGGGTCATCTACGACCGCGTGGTCCGGCCCATCTTCCTGCGCCACGAGGCCACCGTGGACAACATGGTCAGCGATCTGAGCGGCAAGGCCATGAATGCCGTGGAAAACCTCACCAGGGAAGGTAATGGCGTGCTCGAGTGGACCAAAACCACAGAGTCTggttctgtctgtctgtctatatatatatatatatatatatatatatatatatatatatatatatatatatatatatatatatatatatatatatatacacacacatacatatatatatatatatgtaaaaaaaaaatatatatatatatatatatatatatatatatatatatatatgtatataaatatatacatatatcagtgcctcacctgccatcatagaaagaaaaaaaatgtaaaaagaaaaaaaaaaaattaaattgttatatgtatccagtgattatactataaagttattttccatttaacttcaccagttttagattattgttattcaaaatcgctgaattttcacatttgccgttcaaatactgagaagagacggtgcggtgatcagcagccagttgagcctcacatggattgcggactcggttaactgctggcctgctgtgcagtgagaccgtattgctatatgaattatattatacatttccatagttgagttagctgaggtatataatgtacagtgtattttgtcaacaactgtatgggtgtcacgtatttcttgtgctgagcgatcataaaactgctgcgaagacgcactggctgaggctcgcagtaatcccgcctcctggtggtagagaatgcacccccgccgtagaatgcaccccctgatgggagtgttatatcaactaaagcccacccTAACCCTTTccatgtgcaagattgaatctatttaaaaaagttatttaataagaggccaaaaagtgcaaaaacaataatgttggtgttggaggagttgtgaatgactgctgggccacaacattaggtacacctgcagactgcagcacggatttcatatttcattcattcatatattatatcatcaatcaatcaatgtttatttatatagccctaaatcacaagtgtctcaaagggctgtacaagccaaaacgacatcctcggtacagagcccacatacgggcaaggaaaaactcaccccagtgggacgtcggtgaatgactatgagaaaccttggagaggaccacatatgtgggtaaccccccccccccccctctaggggagaccgaaagcaatggatgtcgagtgggtctgacataacattgtgaaagtccagtccacagtggatccaacacatcagcgagagtccagtccacagcggggccaacaggaaaccatcccgagcggagacgggtcagcagcgcagagatgtcccaaaccgatgcacaggctagtggtccacccggggtcccgactctggacagccagcacttcatccatggccgccggacctatgcaactccccctcgcaagggacaggggagaagaggagagaagaaaagaaacggcagatcaactggtctaaaaaaaggggggtctatttaaaggctagattatacaaatgagttttaagatgggacttaaatgcttctactgaggtagcatctctaactgttaccgggagggcattccagagtactggagcccgaatagaaaacgctctatagcccgcagacttttttttggctctgggaatcactaataagccggagttctttgaacgcagatttcttgtcgggacatatggtacaatacaatcggcgagataggctggagctaaaccgtgtagtattttatatgtaagtagtaaaaccttaaagtcgcatcttaagtgcacaggaagccagtgcaggtgagccagtataggcgtaatatgatcaaactttcttgtttttgtcaaaagccttgcagccgcattttgtaccaactgtaatcttttaatgctagacatagggaggcccgaaaataatacgttacagtaatcgagacgagacgtaacgaacgcatgaataatgatctcagcgtcgctagtggacaagatggaacgaattttagcgatattacggagatgaaagaaggccgttttagtaacactcttaatgtgtgactcaaacgagagagttgttttagtaacactcttaatgtgtgactcaaacgagagagttgggtggaagataatacccagattctttaccgagtcgccttgtttaattgtttggttgtcaaatgttaaggtggtattattaaatagatgttggtgtctagcaggaccgataatcagcatttccgttttcttagcgttgagttgcaaaaagttagcggacatccattgtttaatttcattaagacacgcctccagctgactacaatccggcgtgttggtcagctttaggggcatgtagagttgagtgtcatcagcataacagtgaaagctaacaccgtacttgcgtatgatgtcacctagcggcagtatgtaaatactaaagagtgcagggccaagaaccgaaccctggggaactccgcacgttaccttgacatagtccgaggtcacattgttatgggagacacactgcatcctgtcagtaagataagagttaaaccaagacaaggctaagtctgacataccaatacgtgttttgatacgctctaataaaatattatgatcaacagtatcgaaagcggcgctaagatcaagaagcagcaacatagatgacgcatcagaatccatcgttagcaatagatcattagtcatttttgcgagggctgtctccgtagagtgatttgccctgaaaccggattgaaaaggttcacagagattgttagtcactaagtgttcatttagctgctgtgcaacaattttttcgagaattttggaaataaacggaaggtgggagaccggtcggtagtttaccatgaggtcaggatcgaggttaggtcttttgagcagaggatgaataaccgcttttttgaatgctaggggaacagtgccggaggaaagtgataagtttataatatttaacactgatggacctaataatacaaacagttccttgataagtttcccaggaagtgggtcaagtaaacatgttgtttgttttatcccacttacacgctgtaataattcctctaatgttgtttcatcaaaaatagagagactattttggagggcagtgtccatcgtatatacagtcgtatttgtgttaatagaacccagttgtagctgggatgcgttgtctttaatctcttttctaatgacttcaattttcttattaaagaaattcataaaatcatctgccgagtgggtggagctactgggagaagtcccttgttgggttagcgatgctactgtactaaacagaaatttaggatcatttttgttgaggcggatgagatttgagtagtatttagctttagctaaggtaagcatgcgtttataagttattaaactatcactccatgcttgatggaaaacctcaagtttagtcgcgcgccatttgcgttccagttttctacatgataatttatgagctctaatttcttctgtaaaccatggggtgcgccttttaggggcccttttttgctttagcggtgctatactatcaataatttcgcgcaaggcatcgtcaaagttgttagtgaggttatcaatagagccgacataatttgggaatggtgccattaccgaaggcagtaggtcagcaag from Entelurus aequoreus isolate RoL-2023_Sb linkage group LG27, RoL_Eaeq_v1.1, whole genome shotgun sequence includes the following:
- the LOC133644576 gene encoding receptor expression-enhancing protein 6-like isoform X15, yielding MGLLTFLSSLKERAENFLNEKNVVTDFLGKLEEKTGIKKKILAAGAVSATGLYLVYGYGASLVCNLIGFVYPAYFSVKAIESPSKEDDTKWLTYWVVYGVFSLGEFFSDIFLYWFPFYYAFKCLFLLWCMAPMSWNGSRVIYDRVVRPIFLRHEATVDNMVSDLSGKAMNAVENLTREVLSTLMKNKALVTPAAPPETKSLPSPSGECSTRGINPLQSSEARQPFLG